One Opitutia bacterium DNA segment encodes these proteins:
- a CDS encoding ABC transporter permease — translation MSDSVQNPPEVGAAVPGGATNAAHASFAFVREHAWLLGGIAALLAVNLFADPAFLKLGWRDGHVYGVPVDILLQGSRTTLLALGMTLVIATGGVDLSVGSLVAIAGAVSALLLNQGAGLFLTLAAALGVGVVGGAINGTLVARIGLQPIVATLILMVAGRGVAQLISGGQVIIFSHAGFEYLANGYLLGLPVAPLLVAAAFVGTHLLLRKTAAGLFIEAVGDNETASHFVGIAAARIKALTYVFSGLCAGLTGVLTAANIRAADANRAGENAELDAIFAVVVGGTALTGGRFTLLGTFLGAVLIQTLTTTMYYRGVPPAIAPVPKAIVIVAVCLIQSEELRARLRRFLPGAKGAA, via the coding sequence ATGAGTGACTCGGTGCAAAATCCGCCCGAGGTGGGCGCCGCCGTCCCTGGCGGCGCCACGAACGCGGCGCACGCCTCGTTCGCCTTTGTGCGCGAGCACGCGTGGCTGCTCGGCGGCATCGCGGCGCTGCTCGCGGTCAATCTCTTCGCCGATCCCGCCTTCCTGAAACTCGGCTGGCGCGACGGCCACGTTTACGGCGTGCCGGTCGACATTCTCCTGCAAGGCTCGCGCACGACGTTGCTCGCGCTCGGCATGACGCTCGTCATCGCCACCGGCGGCGTCGATTTGTCCGTCGGCTCGCTCGTCGCGATCGCCGGCGCGGTGTCGGCCTTGCTGCTCAATCAAGGCGCCGGACTGTTTCTCACGCTCGCCGCCGCGCTCGGCGTCGGCGTGGTCGGCGGCGCGATCAACGGCACGCTTGTCGCGCGCATCGGACTGCAGCCGATCGTGGCCACGCTGATCCTGATGGTCGCCGGCCGCGGCGTGGCGCAGCTGATTTCGGGCGGACAGGTGATCATCTTCTCTCACGCCGGCTTCGAATACCTCGCCAACGGCTACCTTCTCGGCCTGCCGGTCGCGCCGCTGCTCGTCGCAGCGGCATTCGTCGGCACGCACCTGCTGCTGCGCAAGACGGCCGCGGGCTTGTTCATCGAAGCGGTCGGCGACAATGAAACCGCGAGCCACTTCGTCGGCATCGCCGCAGCGCGCATCAAGGCGCTGACCTACGTTTTCTCCGGACTGTGCGCCGGCCTCACCGGCGTGCTCACCGCCGCGAACATCCGCGCGGCCGACGCCAACCGCGCCGGCGAAAACGCGGAACTCGACGCGATCTTCGCCGTGGTCGTCGGCGGCACGGCGCTGACCGGCGGGCGCTTCACGCTGCTCGGCACGTTCCTCGGCGCGGTGCTGATCCAGACGCTGACGACGACGATGTATTACCGCGGCGTGCCGCCGGCGATCGCGCCGGTGCCGAAGGCGATCGTGATCGTCGCGGTCTGCCTGATCCAATCCGAGGAACTGCGCGCACGCCTGCGGCGTTTCCTGCCGGGCGCGAAAGGAGCCGCATGA
- a CDS encoding HAMP domain-containing protein translates to MKFLGTFTARLTARFAILVTLTTTAVLLAGGLLLNHQIEHGLELLHDVEAAEIGKLLGNDTRLTADEVEQRIQHDADSDAALFLIQVVAPGEKVVFRSDNLGETILPANGEANRHWTARLPFLGRVHLSSYRSGPWRIVVGSTLAGGERMLSDYIRISLGLVAGVALLSIGLGYAFSRHALRPLRAIEATARKISADNLGQRIPITSCDELGSLSRLLNETFDRLQTSFEQVRQFSADASHELKTPLALVRLNAEKIRQRVDGQEELRGAVDDILEEIGSLNQIIDRLLFLARSEAGAVPLNRRHVDLAAWVAAFGEDAQALAEDRGAKFQCGENAPGELTIDPDLLRQLLLNLVANAVAVSPAGGAVTLESRPEGEHWVIVISDEGPGLPEEQLARVFERFVRFNRDNTPDAPRGHGLGLAICRAIAELHGGNIRAENRRDARGLRVIVTLPRSMPVPKT, encoded by the coding sequence ATGAAATTCCTCGGCACGTTCACGGCGCGGCTCACGGCCCGCTTCGCGATCCTCGTCACGCTGACGACGACCGCAGTGCTGTTGGCCGGCGGCCTGTTGCTCAACCACCAGATCGAGCACGGCCTCGAACTCCTGCACGACGTGGAGGCCGCCGAGATCGGCAAGTTGCTCGGCAACGACACGCGGCTGACCGCCGACGAGGTCGAGCAACGCATCCAGCACGACGCCGACAGCGACGCGGCCCTGTTCCTCATCCAGGTGGTGGCGCCGGGCGAGAAGGTCGTCTTCCGCTCCGACAACCTCGGCGAGACGATCCTGCCGGCGAACGGCGAAGCGAACCGGCATTGGACCGCGCGGCTGCCGTTCCTCGGGCGCGTGCACCTCTCGTCGTATCGCAGCGGCCCGTGGCGCATCGTGGTCGGCAGCACGCTGGCCGGCGGAGAGCGCATGCTGAGCGACTACATCCGCATCAGTCTCGGACTCGTCGCCGGCGTGGCGCTGCTGAGCATCGGGCTCGGCTACGCCTTCAGCCGGCACGCCTTGCGTCCGCTCCGCGCCATCGAGGCCACGGCGCGGAAGATCAGCGCGGACAATCTCGGGCAGCGCATTCCGATCACCAGTTGCGATGAACTCGGCTCGTTGTCGCGCCTGTTGAACGAGACTTTCGACCGCCTGCAGACCTCGTTCGAACAGGTGCGACAGTTTTCCGCCGACGCGTCGCACGAGCTGAAGACGCCGCTCGCGCTCGTGCGCCTCAACGCCGAGAAGATCCGCCAGCGCGTCGACGGACAGGAAGAACTGCGCGGCGCGGTCGACGACATCCTCGAAGAGATCGGCTCGCTCAACCAGATCATCGACCGCCTGCTTTTCCTCGCGCGCTCGGAGGCCGGCGCCGTGCCGCTGAACCGGCGCCACGTCGACCTCGCGGCGTGGGTGGCGGCATTCGGCGAGGACGCGCAGGCGCTGGCGGAGGATCGCGGCGCGAAATTTCAGTGCGGCGAAAACGCGCCGGGCGAACTGACGATCGATCCGGACTTGCTGCGGCAATTGCTGCTGAATCTCGTGGCCAACGCCGTGGCGGTTTCGCCGGCGGGCGGCGCGGTGACGCTCGAGTCGAGGCCCGAGGGCGAGCACTGGGTCATCGTGATTTCCGACGAAGGTCCCGGTCTGCCCGAGGAACAGCTCGCGCGTGTGTTCGAGCGTTTCGTGCGCTTCAACCGCGACAACACGCCGGACGCGCCCCGCGGGCACGGTCTCGGACTCGCGATCTGCCGCGCGATCGCGGAGCTGCACGGCGGCAACATCCGCGCGGAAAACCGGCGCGATGCGCGCGGCCTGCGGGTGATCGTGACGCTGCCGCGCTCCATGCCTGTCCCGAAAACTTGA
- a CDS encoding response regulator transcription factor → MKILIVEDEPKVARFLESALAEQAYTVRRVATCAAAWDALVESPYDAVVLDLGLPDGDGLDLLRQWRARGFDQPVLILSARNAVEDRIRGLNLGADDYLPKPFSVDELVARVRSLLRRPSTGQRSTVLEHKGVRLDLLSRIAECDGRAVELTTREFALLELFLQNPRRVLTRTLIAEKVWEASYDLETNLIDVYVRRLRQKFERPGSGPFIKTIRGTGYQLA, encoded by the coding sequence AAATCCTGATTGTCGAGGACGAGCCCAAGGTCGCGCGCTTCCTGGAGAGCGCGCTCGCCGAACAAGCCTACACCGTGCGGCGAGTCGCGACGTGCGCCGCGGCGTGGGATGCGCTCGTGGAGTCGCCCTACGACGCCGTCGTGCTCGACCTCGGCCTGCCCGATGGCGACGGGCTCGACTTGCTGCGCCAATGGCGGGCGCGCGGCTTCGACCAGCCGGTGCTCATTCTCAGCGCGCGCAACGCCGTCGAGGATCGCATCCGCGGCCTGAATCTCGGCGCGGACGACTACCTGCCGAAACCCTTCAGCGTGGACGAGCTCGTCGCGCGCGTCCGCTCGCTGCTGCGGCGTCCGAGCACCGGCCAGCGCAGCACCGTGCTCGAACACAAGGGCGTGCGGCTCGACCTGCTCTCGCGCATCGCCGAGTGCGACGGCCGCGCGGTGGAGCTGACGACGCGCGAGTTCGCGCTGCTCGAGTTGTTCCTGCAAAACCCGCGCCGCGTGCTCACGCGCACGCTCATCGCGGAAAAAGTCTGGGAGGCGTCCTACGATCTCGAGACGAACCTGATCGACGTCTACGTGCGGCGCCTGCGGCAGAAATTCGAGCGCCCCGGCAGCGGGCCGTTCATCAAGACGATTCGCGGCACGGGCTATCAGCTCGCATGA
- the yjfF gene encoding sugar ABC transporter permease YjfF, whose amino-acid sequence MKLPRRISPLALTAAIFVALFVTASCLYDGFFSARLAVNLIADNAFLTITAIGMTLVILTGGIDLSVGSVVGFSSILTATLLGRGWSPLAAWSVTLALGVLFGGGMGLLIQLFRLPAFLVTLAGMFFMRGAAFWINTESVGIAHPWYEKLASFELTLGPAALPTTVLVALTVVLLGYIVAHHTRFGRTLFAIGGSEHSALLMGLPVGSARVAVYAINGGCAALAGIVASLYTGSGNSSMGAGLELDAIAVVVIGGTLLRGGRGHIMGTVLGVLIYGTIQAAILFDGRLSSWWMRIVVGALLLTFVLLQRVRLPRSK is encoded by the coding sequence ATGAAACTGCCGCGCCGAATTTCTCCGCTCGCGCTGACCGCCGCGATCTTCGTCGCGCTGTTCGTCACGGCATCGTGCCTCTACGACGGTTTTTTCTCGGCGCGTCTCGCGGTGAACCTGATCGCCGACAACGCGTTTCTCACGATCACGGCGATCGGCATGACGCTCGTGATCCTGACCGGCGGCATCGACCTCTCGGTCGGCTCGGTCGTGGGCTTTTCGTCGATTCTCACCGCCACGCTGCTCGGACGCGGCTGGTCGCCGCTCGCGGCTTGGAGCGTGACACTCGCGTTGGGCGTGTTGTTCGGCGGCGGCATGGGACTGCTGATCCAGCTGTTCCGGCTGCCGGCGTTTCTCGTCACACTCGCGGGCATGTTCTTCATGCGCGGCGCGGCGTTCTGGATCAACACGGAGTCGGTCGGCATCGCGCATCCGTGGTATGAAAAACTCGCCTCGTTCGAGCTGACACTCGGTCCAGCGGCGCTGCCGACAACGGTTTTGGTCGCCCTCACCGTCGTGCTGCTCGGCTACATCGTGGCGCATCACACGCGGTTCGGTCGCACGCTGTTCGCCATCGGCGGCAGCGAGCATTCGGCGCTGCTGATGGGGTTGCCAGTCGGAAGCGCGCGCGTCGCGGTTTACGCCATCAACGGCGGTTGCGCGGCGCTCGCGGGCATCGTTGCCTCGCTCTACACCGGCTCCGGCAATTCGAGCATGGGCGCCGGGCTCGAGCTCGACGCGATTGCGGTGGTCGTGATCGGCGGCACGCTGCTGCGCGGTGGCCGCGGCCACATCATGGGCACGGTGCTCGGCGTGCTGATCTACGGCACGATCCAGGCGGCCATCTTGTTCGACGGCCGTCTGAGTTCGTGGTGGATGCGGATCGTCGTCGGCGCGCTGCTGCTGACGTTCGTCCTGCTGCAACGCGTGCGCCTGCCACGAAGCAAGTAG
- a CDS encoding ABC transporter substrate-binding protein — MKTLRFALLVSLLLPAFLIAKPLRVGFAQTGAESAWRTANSESMKAEAAKRGIELKFSDAQGKQENQIRAVRSFITQGVDAIVIAPIVETGWDPVLREAKRAKIPVILTDRSIQTADESLFACFIGSDFYEEGRLAAEWLAAHTGGKGTIVELQGTPGSAPANERRKAFADALKSHPELKIIDSQSGNFERSGGKQVMEAFLKKHGKAIQIVYAHNDDMALGAAQAIEEAGLKPGQDITLVSIDAIREAVKAVADGRLNCTVECNPLFGPKVYDTVAKLLAGETVPKKAYNKDELFDAKNAAAALPTRQY; from the coding sequence ATGAAAACCCTGCGCTTCGCCCTGCTCGTTTCGCTGCTGTTGCCCGCCTTCCTCATCGCCAAGCCGCTCCGCGTCGGCTTCGCGCAAACCGGCGCCGAGAGTGCCTGGCGCACCGCCAATTCCGAGTCGATGAAAGCCGAGGCCGCCAAGCGCGGCATCGAGCTGAAGTTCTCCGACGCCCAGGGCAAACAGGAGAACCAGATCCGCGCCGTCCGCTCGTTCATCACGCAGGGCGTCGACGCCATCGTCATCGCACCGATCGTCGAGACCGGCTGGGACCCCGTGCTCCGCGAAGCGAAGCGCGCGAAGATTCCCGTCATCCTCACCGACCGCAGCATCCAGACCGCCGACGAGTCGCTGTTCGCCTGTTTCATCGGCTCCGACTTCTACGAAGAAGGCCGCCTCGCCGCCGAATGGCTCGCCGCGCACACCGGCGGCAAAGGCACGATCGTCGAACTGCAGGGCACGCCCGGCTCCGCGCCGGCCAACGAGCGCCGCAAGGCCTTCGCCGACGCGCTGAAGAGTCATCCCGAGCTCAAGATCATTGACTCGCAGAGCGGCAACTTCGAGCGCAGCGGCGGCAAGCAAGTCATGGAGGCCTTCCTCAAGAAACACGGCAAAGCCATCCAGATCGTTTACGCGCACAACGACGACATGGCGCTCGGCGCCGCGCAGGCCATCGAGGAAGCCGGCCTCAAACCCGGCCAAGACATCACTCTCGTGAGCATCGACGCCATCCGCGAAGCCGTGAAGGCCGTCGCCGACGGACGCCTTAATTGCACCGTCGAATGCAACCCGCTCTTCGGCCCGAAGGTTTACGACACCGTCGCGAAGCTCCTCGCTGGCGAAACCGTCCCAAAGAAAGCCTACAACAAGGACGAGCTCTTCGACGCCAAGAACGCCGCTGCTGCTCTGCCGACGCGGCAATACTGA
- a CDS encoding sugar ABC transporter ATP-binding protein, whose protein sequence is MPDSTLLALRGITKRFRGVTALQGVDFTVRAGEIHALMGENGAGKSTLIKVLTGVHTPDEGTLTLAGAAIRPASPKDAEAAGISTVYQEVNLIPSLSVAENIALGRQPGRAGFIHWRALRRHAREALARLAIECDVDAELGTLSVATQQMVAIARALDLRARLLVLDEPTASLDEAEVAELFKLMRQLRAQGLGIVFVTHFLDQVYAVSDRITVLRNGQLVGEYPATELPRLQLVSHMLGHAVKDEAGRTGEQAAGAATGASVLEADGLARRGAVHACSFALRRGEIVGLAGLLGSGRTETARLLFGIDRADAGTLHSAGAPHHIASPRDAVRLGFAFCSEDRKTEGILPNLSVRENLVVALQAKQGLWRTLSRAQQDELCAHYIRALRIKTADAETAIKNLSGGNQQKVLLARWLATQPQLIILDEPTRGIDVGAKAEIEALIEQLRAQGLAVLLISSEIESIVRTCTRVLVMRERRLAGEVPAGAELTTAKLMRVMSGHE, encoded by the coding sequence GTGCCTGACTCTACCCTCCTCGCCCTTCGCGGCATCACCAAGCGCTTCCGCGGGGTGACAGCCTTGCAGGGCGTGGACTTCACCGTCCGCGCCGGCGAAATCCACGCGTTGATGGGCGAAAACGGCGCCGGCAAATCGACGCTGATCAAGGTTCTCACGGGCGTGCACACGCCCGACGAAGGCACGCTCACACTCGCGGGCGCCGCGATTCGGCCCGCGTCGCCGAAGGACGCCGAGGCCGCCGGCATCAGCACGGTTTACCAGGAGGTTAATCTCATCCCGTCGCTCTCCGTGGCGGAGAACATCGCGCTCGGCCGCCAGCCGGGACGCGCGGGTTTCATCCATTGGCGCGCGCTGCGCCGCCACGCGCGCGAAGCGCTGGCGCGGCTCGCGATCGAGTGCGACGTCGACGCCGAACTCGGCACGCTCTCCGTCGCCACGCAGCAAATGGTCGCCATCGCGCGCGCGCTCGACCTGCGCGCGCGCTTGCTCGTGCTCGACGAACCCACCGCCAGCCTCGACGAGGCCGAGGTCGCCGAGCTGTTCAAGCTCATGCGCCAGCTCCGCGCGCAAGGCCTCGGCATCGTCTTCGTCACGCACTTCCTCGATCAGGTCTACGCCGTCAGCGACCGCATCACCGTCCTGCGCAACGGCCAGCTCGTCGGCGAATATCCCGCGACCGAACTGCCGCGCCTGCAACTCGTCAGCCACATGCTCGGCCACGCAGTGAAGGACGAGGCCGGCCGCACCGGCGAACAAGCCGCAGGCGCCGCGACCGGCGCGAGCGTCCTCGAAGCCGACGGTCTAGCGCGCCGCGGCGCCGTGCACGCGTGCTCGTTCGCGCTGCGGCGGGGCGAAATCGTCGGCCTCGCCGGCCTGCTCGGCTCGGGCCGCACCGAGACCGCGCGCCTGCTCTTCGGCATCGACCGCGCCGACGCCGGCACGCTCCACAGCGCCGGCGCGCCGCACCACATCGCCAGTCCGCGCGACGCCGTGCGACTCGGTTTCGCTTTCTGTTCCGAGGACCGGAAGACCGAGGGCATTTTGCCGAATCTCTCCGTGCGCGAAAATCTCGTCGTCGCGCTCCAGGCGAAGCAAGGCCTCTGGCGCACGCTGTCGCGCGCCCAGCAGGACGAGTTGTGCGCGCACTACATCCGCGCCCTGCGCATCAAGACCGCCGACGCCGAGACGGCGATCAAGAATCTCTCCGGCGGCAACCAGCAGAAAGTCCTCCTTGCCCGCTGGCTCGCGACGCAGCCGCAGCTCATCATCCTCGACGAGCCGACGCGCGGTATCGACGTCGGCGCGAAAGCCGAGATCGAGGCGCTGATCGAGCAGCTCCGCGCGCAAGGTCTGGCCGTGCTGCTCATCTCCTCCGAAATCGAATCCATCGTGCGCACGTGCACCCGCGTGCTCGTCATGCGCGAGCGGCGCCTCGCGGGCGAAGTGCCCGCCGGCGCCGAGCTGACGACGGCGAAACTGATGCGCGTGATGTCCGGCCATGAGTGA